CGCGATCAAGCGTCGCTGGTACGCCCTGCGCTATCCGCGCCTGACCCTCGGGCGGGACGTCGAGATCCGGGGACGGATTCGGCTGCGGCGCGGGGTCCGCGTGACCATCGGTGACCGGACCAGGGTGAACAAGCTGGTCCGTTTCGCCGGTCCGGGCGAGGTGCGCGTCGGGGCCGACTGCCTGCTCAACGCGACATGGGTGGGCACGTGGACGTCGGTGACGATCGGGAATCGGTGCCTGTTGTCCGACTGCGAGTTGCTGGACAATGACTTCCACAACCTGCCACCGGCTCAGCGGCACGATCCGCCCACCCCGGCCACGCGTGCGCCCATCACGGTCGAGGACAACGTCTGGATCGGCGCGCACGCGCTGGTCATGAAGGGTGTACGGATCGGCCGGGACAGCGTGGTGGGGGCTGCGACCGTGGTGCGGACGGACGTGCCGCCCGGAGTCGTGGTCATCGGCAACCCACAACAAACGGTGAAGAAGTTCAATGACTGATGCCGCTCCGAGCCCCTGGGCCAACGACGGTGCGAACGCCGAGTCGTCGCCCCGCTCCGTCACCATCAGCGACGTGCTGCGCGTGCCGCTGCACCGGATCCGGCAGGTCGGCGCGGTCGCCGCGCTCGGGCTGCTGGCCGCCGCGGGCTACGCGTTCCTGGCCCCGTCGGCGGTGAGCGCAAACGCGGTGGTGGCGGTCCGTCCGGTGGTCACCGACGCGTTCACGCCCAGCGGCGCCAACGCCGACCGCGCGGTGAACATGAACGTGGAGAGCCGCATCGCCACCGGCACCGAGGTGGTCGGGAAGCTGGCCGACGAGTTCGGCTCGGACCAGCGTTCGGTCCGCGACGCCCTCGAGGTCGAGGTGCCCACCGGTGGGCAGATCCTGCGCTTCGTCTACCAGGCCCGCAGCGCCGACGACGCGGTGCTCGGTGCCAACCTCGCCGCGGAGAGCTACCTGAACGTCCGGCGGGCCATGTACGAGCGGCAGCGC
Above is a window of Verrucosispora sp. NA02020 DNA encoding:
- a CDS encoding DapH/DapD/GlmU-related protein, whose protein sequence is MTGIRRGFVVRMVFAIKRRWYALRYPRLTLGRDVEIRGRIRLRRGVRVTIGDRTRVNKLVRFAGPGEVRVGADCLLNATWVGTWTSVTIGNRCLLSDCELLDNDFHNLPPAQRHDPPTPATRAPITVEDNVWIGAHALVMKGVRIGRDSVVGAATVVRTDVPPGVVVIGNPQQTVKKFND